The Chryseolinea soli genome contains a region encoding:
- a CDS encoding TonB-dependent receptor, which yields MDEYRKLTTQEKALRINLSRAIYGSFAEIGAGQEVAANFFKVGGASGTVAKTMSAYDMKFSDAIYGVGDRYVCEERLIRMLDHEYVLLPERLPHRIETTRFFAFADTVEVLNYDRTNQGHGWMGLRFQLTPQSEPNDCVLHLKMHDNDPLQQQYALGIVGVNMLYSCMFLTNPEEILMSLIDGLTARRIEIDMFRLNGPDFKHVDNRLMALKLVKNGLTKAAMFGPDGHVMQPSDELYKKNVLVLRGRFRPPTHVNVDMLLASRRHFKHESDVDRSNIVLISELTLNDLSPDGKIDERDFLHRADILCSLGQNVLISNYFEYYRLVDYLSKITRGKKIGITMGIFALQKVFEEKTYENLRGGILECFASLFGTNVKLYIYPAWQNNELFTLKTFEQTLPPNLKSLFRFLMDNNKLEEIQEANVKNLHIISDNVLAMIKKGEPGWEKFVPHKVEEAIKNFGLFDYPKQQEANQVSVEG from the coding sequence ATGGATGAATACAGAAAACTCACTACCCAGGAGAAAGCCCTTCGTATCAACCTAAGCAGAGCCATCTATGGGTCTTTCGCCGAGATCGGTGCAGGACAAGAAGTCGCCGCCAATTTCTTTAAAGTAGGAGGAGCCTCCGGCACGGTGGCCAAAACCATGTCGGCCTACGACATGAAGTTCAGCGACGCCATCTACGGCGTGGGCGATCGCTACGTGTGTGAGGAGCGATTGATCCGCATGCTCGATCACGAATACGTGCTGCTGCCCGAGCGGCTCCCGCACCGCATCGAAACCACCCGCTTTTTTGCATTTGCCGATACCGTGGAGGTACTCAACTACGACCGCACCAACCAGGGCCACGGCTGGATGGGATTACGCTTCCAACTCACACCCCAGAGCGAGCCAAACGACTGCGTGCTGCACTTGAAGATGCACGACAACGATCCCCTGCAACAACAATATGCGCTGGGCATTGTGGGAGTGAACATGCTGTATTCCTGTATGTTCCTGACCAATCCCGAAGAAATCCTGATGTCGCTGATCGACGGGTTAACGGCCCGCCGGATCGAGATCGACATGTTTCGTTTGAACGGACCGGATTTCAAACACGTCGACAACCGGCTCATGGCGTTGAAGCTCGTGAAGAACGGCCTCACCAAAGCCGCCATGTTTGGCCCCGACGGCCACGTGATGCAGCCCTCGGACGAACTGTATAAAAAGAACGTATTGGTATTGCGCGGCCGCTTCCGTCCGCCCACGCATGTGAATGTGGACATGCTGCTGGCCTCGCGCCGGCATTTCAAGCACGAATCCGATGTGGATCGTTCCAATATCGTGTTGATCTCCGAGCTGACGCTCAACGACCTTAGCCCCGACGGCAAGATCGACGAGCGCGATTTCCTGCACCGCGCCGATATTTTGTGTTCGCTTGGGCAGAACGTGCTGATCTCCAACTATTTTGAATATTACCGCCTGGTAGACTATCTCTCCAAGATCACGCGGGGAAAAAAGATCGGCATCACCATGGGGATATTTGCGTTGCAAAAAGTTTTTGAAGAGAAGACCTACGAAAATCTTCGCGGCGGAATCCTGGAATGTTTTGCATCGCTGTTTGGCACCAATGTGAAGCTATACATTTACCCGGCATGGCAGAACAACGAGCTGTTCACCCTGAAGACCTTCGAACAAACCCTGCCGCCCAACCTGAAAAGCCTTTTCCGCTTTCTCATGGACAACAACAAGCTGGAAGAGATTCAGGAAGCCAACGTGAAAAACCTGCACATCATTTCCGA
- a CDS encoding TerB family tellurite resistance protein: MIGFFEHQYLSYKKNHIKNLLALAKADGHMHPKEEALLYKIAKRYGLKDRQVRELAETDEKFDVNVPDNHNDKMNLLYDLILMVYADEVVDQHEIEFCEDAVTRFGMKKELVGWLLQEFERGTPPPPEEWEEIKREAKTNFVL; the protein is encoded by the coding sequence ATGATCGGCTTTTTCGAACATCAGTACCTCTCGTACAAAAAAAATCACATTAAAAACCTTCTTGCCCTGGCCAAGGCAGATGGGCACATGCACCCCAAGGAGGAGGCTTTGCTGTACAAGATCGCCAAGCGCTATGGTCTGAAAGACCGCCAGGTGCGGGAGCTGGCCGAAACGGACGAGAAGTTTGACGTGAATGTTCCAGATAATCACAACGATAAAATGAACCTGCTTTACGATCTCATCCTGATGGTGTACGCCGACGAGGTGGTGGACCAGCACGAGATCGAATTCTGCGAAGACGCGGTGACGCGCTTTGGTATGAAGAAAGAATTGGTTGGATGGTTGTTACAGGAGTTCGAAAGAGGCACGCCGCCACCCCCTGAAGAGTGGGAGGAGATCAAGCGTGAAGCGAAAACGAACTTTGTGCTGTAG